The window tgaCAAAGAAAGAGACCACAACTCAAATAAAAGATGAGTATCGAAGGAAGGATGCACAAGCTAGCTAATTTATTTGATATAGCAAGAGAAAATGCAAATACTAAAATTACTaattaaagttaaatatttaacaattaaatttgcattttatctattattgaaaCCTTGCTTTagtccaattgtcaaatttcagagAGGATTGACACATATGCccacataaaaaaaaatccatcGGGTCTGCGCATGTGTATATCTAATCTTGACATCTAAagtttgaaattcaaaagttTAACTTTCTGTGAAATTCAAGAATATATGttccaagaaaaaaatagaatgatTTATTGTTCTCTCTCAAAAGAATCTATGaacttatataatttttttctcctaGAAACAAAATACTTTAATGTATCCACTTGttctttttcataattaaaaaaatcttttcatCGGATATCATAGAATATGATAAAACAAATGAAGTTTTTATTTATAAAACTAATCTGTACCCATTATTTGATCAttggttaagctagtgatcactaaaaagtAAAGGTTCTAATCTGATggtaaggatagaacagctctccccaatgcgagtaagatgttggactccatgtagctcacatggtttgtgttggtaagaagaaactcccaagtttcctagagactcaagtcttaaagttcttaAGGTTTTAAGTTGTTGAGTTTCATACAAGTTTGttgtttttaaaaaactaaagtgtatgttctaaaagttgttattttaagagttcaactagtttacaagATTGAGATCAAACaaagaatacagatttagaaCAACGTGTAATGGCTCACGTGATTTATActatatgtttcattattcatgatttatgagagttttatttAAGCTATGTAAGTCATCTACAATACCATGTATGTTTTTAATAAagatttattgtattgatatttagctgcatacacccccatatattcggtacattcccaagtgttgatccacatatacgtctgtgtgctacattatctcataatgtaggttcaggtgctcagtaccAGCAGCGTCAGTGAtcctgagtacctttatctacatctccactatggtgagtcctcatggttcgaggacctatctccaTACACTTCcgtatttttagttgtaattctACTGCTTTCAatttagttcgagtcagttggggatctgtcccaatggctctcttatttgttgagtagtagaggctttgtcagactagatggtcagTATGTTTAGATTTGTAGTATTTTGTTACCTTTACAGTACTCATTTGGATTTcagttagacatgatatgacatgactccttattttgctctcattatctctaagtaagctttatactaagtagaaggctcaaagggttagcttggggatacttgtagccttaagcaccgtgtgacactccgagGCAAGATTTTGGAGCGTTACACTaaatctaaaaaatccaaaactccatTACATTATATTCAAGATAATTAAGAATTTGAGGCCcttaatccaagaacttcaagaagaagcctTCAAGAacacatttaaaaatttaaagtcaagcttctacatcaaatcaagcctcataaggtatgtggggtaatGAACAGCGGTATCCTTTCACACTTGTGcctaaattgcatgattttaagatattatttaattatttttaagtacggttcatacccaagttcatatattcttgaagtatgtgattattatgagatttaaagctttaagtatatcaagaagtgcttatgtttatgtttttaacttacatGAGTTATATAATGAATGatattgcactatcttgacttgttattgttggAATATTTTAAGAATTATATTGACCTTGACGCTTTATtatgaattgacatgagtttaaagcatgggttttaagccataagtttgagtattgagatttcaagaagattatgctttcaagtattctttgataagcttattttaagatttaaagaaagaatttatcttttgatcctcagctaataGATGGAATCCaaatttattcattttgattatagttaatgaaaaaagaagcacaaatagttttcattataaacccttatgctattttaaagtagatttcctagAGAGcaagcatataagtaatatgggagtagtatttagcaccgagttgggtatgaggccaaggtcacatgccccagaactacgtgtcacCATAGGTTTATGTCCCAATATGGGTTAATTATAGCCATCACTCTAGTTAGGTTCTATTGTAATGGCAAAGGTAGAATAGCTAAACCAATAAAGGTgtgagacattggactccatgatagctcacatggtttatgtcagttagaagaacctcccaaaaaaaaagaataaaagtgcAACTTTTAGAATTAAGttttatggctcacaaagtttattcagtatgctttactatccatgatttatgattttcagctttcagttattcaagatcaaggtgagtcatttacacttagtatgcatcatttaaaagtttatatAAATGTTGagttactattttacttatgcattcaccccccacaaactcagtacattccagaagtactaatcaATATTTAGGtgtatgtgatacattgtctaaTGATGTaagtaccagttgtagcccacacatcataatctgATATTGTGCAGCctccaatcagcaggtgatgagaCCTTTTGATTTGATGGCTCAAGTTAATCATAATTTGAGGAGCATCTTGttttatttattcagtcgtattgatttgggatagatGGGATTCATGTCTCGACTACCTATAGTCCAtactagtagaggattcatagacagttagtagagttgatgtatttgattttagttttatttcgTATAACAAgagttgaaattatttttaatatttttgttcaaAGATATTCTGCTATTGACTTTTCTTCCTCttatttctttaagatttatgtatcttattcagttgctcataagttatgccagtacaagggttagcttgggatcacttgtggttctaagaaccATGTGACATCCAAGgttagtctcggggcattacaaacttgtatTAGAGCTCATAGTTCAAGTGTCCTCATGTGTCTGTGAAGTAgtgtctagtagtgtcttgtagAATAGTAcggagatgtttgtacttttcttcgagagactacagggcatttaagaaatatttttcttcttcatgctCTAGGTCGTCCTGTAAAGTTGTTCTCTATGAAACTTTTGTTGATTCATGTGTTACTCCATAATCCTTCATCTataacttattattaagataaCATGATTAACAAGTTCTAGTTCCTCCCAAGGTGATgttctcagatttactatcagtaactttataagtcacacaaggggcttgagaggagctcactagtgtgttataagtttctCAGGTTGAAAGTTATttcctcatccttatgagttgttcagttaagacaaagtaagatatgtattcagatttttTGTTAACCCTTCAATACAAATAGtactcatgagaggagatagtgtgaacctagattggtaaatagagtttgcattcgagggatattgcaacctagagtgttatgatttataagtagtagaaccttcttatagttgaaAGTATAGGTTTAGAAGTGTAATGAAAAGAAAGGTGGGAATGGCAATTGATTAaaagtaaatagataaatttatGCATGGTATCGAGTTTGTGTTAAGGAAACACGTCCTTATGTGTCAACTTAGGGGTAATAAATGTAGTACTATTTTCCTAGTGGAatgtagagaaagagttattagttaaggtgaattatgcTCTGCTTGAAGTATGAAGGGAGATCTTGATGGTATGTTAAGGTGTTAGAAAGGTATGgatcattaattaaggtattaggcTATTAAAGATTGTTAATGTAGGGTTCCCCATGTGgttgtaaaaaaaataagttgaggTTTGCAGAGCTAGgggtataatttaaatatatggaTGGATAAGTAATATAGGTGTGTGGAATAGGGATGTTCTTATGGATTGTAATTAGATAGACTATAAGATTATAATCAAATATCATTACTAtaaggttctagtggactagtgtttcctGATGTTTTGACATGTAGGAATTGTGTGTGAATTTGTGAATAATCCTggctagcactagacactaagtttgaacagtggatgatcataaaagtgaaaataatgatttcttggttagtgatacTAGATAaatgaaagtgatctaataggcttgaacagtgtatgcaagagtttgaGTTTATTTATTCGTAATTAAGTACAATCTTCTAAGTATGAtatagaggtgtgcccaaggtgatatggggattgaattattttctaagattattaagtgtcatatgtatttagataattccCATGAGCTTTTAAGTGTGAATAAAGCTAGTCATATAGTATATGGTATTCTTGATGGCTATGTTATAGATTTAGGGATAGAAGATGCTGAGCCTTTTGGTGGGAATTGATTTAGTGAGACAGATTATGTGCTTAGTGAGGCAGGTATGTTTGTTGAGTTAATAGACTATAAGTCTATGATGATGACTATTGAAACTAAAGAAAGTTAAGGCTGGTATGTACTAAGAGAGTGACCAAGAGTTTATTTAGGTGAGTGAACATTTATGTATAGACCATTAGAGCAAAGAAATAATGGTTCATTCTTGAGAATATGGAGTAGACCCATAATCTTAGAATGTcagctttgatctaagggggagatggtagcgtgaagaaccaaatcaagttttgagaattagattatgatacatgtcaataagagttgtgatgatatagtgatcccttcttactctagtgTTCCTTGGTATTCAGTCATTATCACACTAAACTCATGTCTTGCGTGACAGATCCATGCCAAAGGACAATACGTATAGACTTCATGCAATTCATTCTTAGTTTCTAGATAGTAAGTAACAACTTCACTCTGTGATTTGAGTCATCCCTCATAAATCTATGAAACTCCGGTgttatgttgaatagcttatgataagtatgaacttatgtttcagagtatgaccagttcTCAAAACATATGATACTAGTGAAATTCTCATTGTATCATGTACGTCCTTaaattagatctctttaataaatccatgcctttgacattctattTTTCAAGCTTCAGTTAAGtctcaaagttatgtatagtatttttttcgtgctttaggtccttatgtgttagcccttcagtaacctcttcctatgttaagaagtggtgatgataatggatGAGGAATGGTTTAGATAAGAAGTAGTTGATAATCCTtactaagaaaaattatttatgcttttctatctaaggctaaaggatgaaggaatattgaggtaaatctttCGTATATGTTATAGTTAGTTGAGAATGTTGGGTTTGTCATCTTAAGCATAGTGTAAGAAAGATATTGTTCATAGAagattagagaatatgagaagtatgcctttatgggtgttttccttgaagttcatatgtggttataatgatatggttaaatgtcatgttgggatgtaagtggaggaatgcaatatgcactagtgaatctataattagagttcagagttagtcattgaagtggtaaggcatgttatgcttagggtgtgagctctggAAAAGACATAAaagattgaatcatgtggtttagactagtattatggtgtagtGTGTTATatcttgtgatttcgagttaggcttgatcatggtgagaaaatttagtttagtttagactttagtagatggatttatcaatgcccatgtgaaaattttaaattgaatcaaatgagtatggtatttaaaaggaatagtatagttgagagagtatttgagaagtgttgctaagcttgaaagtaagaagttgcattgcctaaggcctagtaattctatcctaacttatgatttataggtctatgttccatgctatagagttgtaagaatgttttgattccttagtcagatgtcttgttcagatccttcccaaaattctttgctccatCATATTATTAGAATCTCTTAGAAGAGTGTTagagaaatactccatttgagtatgggcagtCCGTATGGTCCAATTCATAGAGCCTGTaatccagtttagcaatcaagcagataagctcctatagatttccaactttccatttagtcttactaccccaaaatttcataaataaggcCATTCTATGAGGTAAAATGTTCGCATTCATGGAAATtacgaattcagctcagttcatgtaccTTGCATCAGTTTTAGAgatagatattaagtcatgatttagcTCGTGAGTGTCTCGTGCATCATCTcaatctttccttagtatttaaGCCATGTCAgtattattcgaggacgaatgttcccaagggggagatattataataccccgtattaggCTTAATTTAGTTCAACTCCTAATGCTTGCATAAgagacttagaacctgaaaatttagctaagcgTTGAagatttagccttattttgacttcttaactttgaggatttttaagttgaccttccagaCTCCGAGATGATGCTTTTTTGAgatgattcatgtttagggatatAAGGAAATGTAtcgggtaagtttcagaatttttggatgaggtttgggtcGTGTTTAGATTTTAATTCCAGCAGCTTAACACGATTTCACTGCATCGCGCTGGGTATAGTGATGAGCATTTCATCGCGTCGTGCCAAGCCCCCAAATGGCATTCCAATTGCAAATTTAATCTCCGAAGGGGAAATTAGGTCATTTACCATCACCCCAAGTCATGAAAACATAAGATTAAGAGATGGTTTAAGCATTATATACCTATTCTCAATcaattttctctccaagaaaccctaacatAACTCCAAAAACTCCAAAACTCCATTGCattctcttcaagataatcaagaattttacGCCTTTaatctaagaacttcaagaagaagcctTTAAGAACATCTTTAAGAGTTCAAAGTCAAGAttctacatcaaatcaagcctaataaggtatgtggggttatgaacaagggtatcttTTTACCCTTGTGTCAAAactgcatgattttaagattttatttaattgttttgaattagggttcatacacaAGTTTATATATGCTTAAAGCATgtgattattatgagatttaaagATTTAAGTATATCAcaaagtgcttatgtttatgtttttaacatACATGATTTATAATATCAATAGGATTGCAcaatcttgacttgttattgttggAATATTTCAGGAATTATATTGAGCATGACACTTTATTATGAATcgacatgagtttaaagcatgtgttttaagccctaagtttgagtattgagatttcaagaagattatgctttcaagtattctttgataagcttatttcaagatttaaagaaagtaTTGATCTTTTTATCCTTGGCTAAGAGAATGAATCCACATTTAttcattttgattatagtttaaagcaaagagaagcataactagttttcattgtaaatccttatgctattttaaagtggatttcctaaagagtGAGCACATAAGTAATATGAGAacagtatttagcaccaagttgggtatgatgcCAAGGTCACAtgctccaaaactacgtatcACCGtagatttaagtcccaatatgggctaagtatagtgatcactctagttatattctattttgatggcaaggatagaatagctctacCGAAGTGGGTGTGAGATGTTGGAAACCATgatagttcacatggtttatgtcagttagaagaacctcccaaaagaaagagtaaaagtacagcttTAAGAAccaagtgttatggctcacaaagtttattttgtatgttttactATCCAGGATTTATGGTTTTcatctttcagttattcaagctcaaggtgagttaTTAACACTTAGCACAcatcatttaaaattttatataaatattgagttaccattttacttatgcattcacccccacatactcagtatattccagaagtaataatccatatatatgtctatgtgtcatattatctcataatgtagatacCGATTGTAGCCCACACATTATAATCAGACAGTGTGCATATTCTAGTCAGCAGGTGGTGAGTCTTTTTGATTCGACGGATCGAGTCAATCATAGTTCGAGTAGCATCTTATTGATTtcggatagctgggggtcatatCTCGGCTACCTGTAGTCAATACACTACAAAAAACGGGTCTAAATATGGGGGTTTATTTGCGGGGGTTATTTTAACCCCTGCAAAAGCACATTAAATATGAGGGTTAAAAAAGTCCcgctaaaaattatatatttgtggGGGATTTTAACCCCCGCTATCCACCCAAAAAAATAGTGCcacctcaaaaaatattttccctttttttccccAATATTCCCCAAAACATATTTTTCCCCAATTAGATTTGATAGGACACTCTCTTAGATCTCACTGAAAAGCCATGAATTTCTCTCCACCATCACCACCGCCACAACAACAGCTATCGACACCACTGCCGACCTAGCCGCAAACACCTTTACAGCcgcaaccaccaccaccaccgcaGCAGCAACCTTGAATAGAAGTGCCACCAAAGTGCACCCAGCAACCAAAATCCTCCCCAAACCCAACCACCCCTTTCGCCATCGAATTCAAAGACAAAGACGTCACTCCCACAACAGCTATCTCCTTTTGCCTTACTAAACCTAAATTTTTCTACATTCCCAACTATTCTCGTAAGTCCCCTTCTAATTTTCaacttatatttttgtattttagggaggaattgatataaataattcatgtaattgattaattgatatttggtGTTGCTCTTTTAGGTTGGTTTTCGTGAAATAGCATTCATGAATGTGAGGTTTGCTTTTTTCCTGAATTCTTTGATGGAAGGTCACCTTGTAAGAATCCTAAGACATACAAATACTATAGTAATACCATTATTCGTAGATTCAGCGATAACCCCACTAAAAAATTGCCTTTACTAAGGTTCGCAAGACCATTGTTGGAGACGTGGGTTCATTTCGTGAagtttttgatttcttagagacaTGGGGTTTGATTTTTAgcatttttattaatttgaagttgGATTATTGAAATTacacaccacatgtttgttgaatgTAAGTATAGTATTGCAAAAATCTACATCATCTATTTCAGTTTGTTTGTTCGGTGTTGACTTTTCACATAGTTTAAGAAAGTCATGTTATGAATTATTAGTGccatctctttcttttcttcctcgGTTCTGTGTTTTCGGAAATTAATGGTATAGTGATGCTGTTAAATTAACCAAGGGACTAGAATACCTCTATGAGAGCTGTAATCCCCTATAATCCATAGAGATCTCAAATCATCTAATATTCTACTAGATTCCGACTTCAGTGCAAAGGTAAATTAGCAATATAACAACATAGCTCTCACTCATTTGCTTTTCCTTTGTAAGCATTTCATATGGTTTATCTTGTCTGAGTTGGTTAACTTTTACTTTGATTAACTTTCTGATTTTGGCCTTGGTATTGCTGGATGGAATTGAGCAAGAGAAATGTAAAGTAAGAGCAACTATTATTTGAGTGACTAAACGAGAAATCTAcccatattaaaattatttagttGACGCGAAAATAGTAAATGCATAGAGTATTGATAATTATAGTATTTCATCTGTATTCTGCCTTTTACCAGGTTTGTCATTGCTATTTTAGTGACCTCAGTGTAATGGAGAGAGAGATAAAAGATGGAATATGTTGAATGAAGAATATTAATAGTAGTCTATTTTTGAGGTTCTGATCGATCAGTACTAATTAATTAGTACGTATATATATGATCATTCTTGATTATCACAACTATGCATTTGTTATAATTAAAAGGTTAATGGATGCAAAAGATTGGTGATTAATTTAGAGTTGGGAGGGattaaaatcatttgaaaatatgTTGTACACTACAGAAGGATTGCACTATTTAATTTGTACCCATTATTAAGGACTTTCTACACCTTTTGATGTCTTTTTGTGTCATGCATGATGACTTGATAAGTCCCAAACTACATTGTGACAACACCCTTTCATTTAGTTGGTAAGACAAGTCGATAAGTTTTGATCCGAGATCccttttattgaaaaaaatagttatattTGAGAAAAACTTGTTTGTTACTTGCCTAGTTTCTTCTGTCCATTATCAAGAAATTAACTTTTCGAAATACCACCTAAATAACTATGATCATGGAGTCAATAAGTTGGGTAGAAAGAGCCTGAGGTACGGCCAGTGTCATCATACATACATCTTGCTACCTTTGGAGATATACTTATGGACATGAGGACATGTATTTAATCTTGCTCATTGTGAATGCTAACTTTTGAATTCTCAGTAATTATCTATTTTGAAATGATAATGGTTATGTTATTAGGAGCGTCATCTTGGTGATGTGAACAAGCAGCTGAAGATTAAGGTTTCTCTTGAACTATCATCGTACACATTCTACTTGAAGAACGTACATTACtttgttgctcagactcttctaAAGTTCCCTCAAATACATGTCTAGTAGCTGATATGTATGAGTGCGATGACATTATATATTTGAAGAATCCAAGTGGTATAGGACTCTTAAGATGACATATATGTTGTGCTGCTTTGTTAAGTCCATATATATAGTTGCATAAACAGTGAAGagtttttttttcatgttgaCAGTTTGAGACTGAAGGACAAGGACTAAGAGCTCTTCCTAATTTTCCATGGATTTCTAATACATCAGCAGAAGCTGTAAGAAGCTCCTTTTATGTCCACCATTCTCAATCAAATCACATAGATTGTGATCAATCTGATCCAGTTCTTCAAATAGGGTATGCCTAAATTAACTTCATCTAATTACCTGTCGAGTGGTGCTCATAAAGAAAATTATTGTTGGTTTTGTAGAACCCAAGGTTTCTTTACGTTTCTTCTACCTCCAGTCCTGTCTTTCAAATTTCTTGCTTTCCACcccaatcaaaagaaaaaagtacaACTTGCAAAAATGAAGATCCGAATGTAGTAGTAATATGTTTGAACTGATTACTGAGTCTTACATTGACTTGTTAATGGTATCACTCATGGGCCAAATTGTGCATTAGCATATTGGTAGATCTTTCTATTGTAAATTTGTCAAGCCTTTTAATTTTGTAAGATTGTGCAGAGATGCATCCTTGATATTGGCGTTCAAGGTGCTAGGTCTGTGAGAGCTAGCTCTCTTGatgctattttaatttttatttctccacCATCATTTGAAGAGCTTGAGAAGCGTCTTCATGCAATGTAGTACTGATCGAGACTGTAAAGTATTTTCGTATTACCCAATTTAATATTAAATTGTTGTCAATCTGTTCAACAGGACAACTGAGACTGAAGAGAAAATCCAAAAGCGTCTCAGAAATGCTAGGGAAAAACTCTAACAAGGAAAATCATCAGGTCTGTTCGACCATAATTTGGTGAATGATGACCTAGAAAGTTGTGTGAGTTTTTGTTATCAGATATTCATAATTCTTGGCACCCCAAATGAGATGATTTGGGAAAGGTTCTCCGAGCTTCCTAGGGTGAAATTCAACTTTGAAAAGAACCCGTAAGTGTTATCTTTGTTCTATATTCTACCATTAATCTTGCTGGCTAGagattcatgtttttatttttgcctcTGTTTTCCCTGGCTTCCATCTTTGGGTGATTCTGGTTTGGCTTGGCTTTCTGGCCTCCTTTGGTGACAATTTATGGTAGGGAAATATTCTCATTTTTATGCTAACCATTTGATTTATTTGTAACAGGcataataatttaagaaagaaatttcaAAATACGACATCCTTCATGGGGTTACCAGTCCTATCAGTGGCTGGCCTTGGCATGTTGAATAATCTTATAACTTATGATCCTAAGAAGGTAATGATTATTACATTTGGGAACTTCTAAATTCGGTACGATGTTGTTTATACCTCTTTTGATAGTTTTTGTATGACATATTATAGAGAATAACTGCCGATGCTGCTTTAAACCATGAGTGGTTTTGTGAAGTTCCTCTCCCCAAGTCTAAAGAATTCATGCTTACTTTTCCTGCACAGCATGCACAAGATAGGTAAAACCTCTTTCAGTGCTAATTTTCAGGTGGAGTTTGATTAGCTCCTCGAAATGTTTTTTGATATTCTTTGTTTTGTTTTCAGGTGTGTGTGAAGAGTAATGAATAGTCCAGATCCTCGTGAGGAGCAGTGAAGAAAGGAACTTAAGCAAGGAGTGTTAGGAACTAGTGGATTGTTTGGCTGATAAGTTAATAGTGCTCGACAActtttttgagttttgctttcTCTATACTCATGGATTGACTTGGAGTTTAGAGCCATGCATTGGTATAGTACTTTATCATAATGATTTGATTTAGcatagagtttaagaaagtaGCCAGGCCAAAGCTTTTGAATCTTGTCGTCTTAAACTAAATTGGATTGTTTTAGTTCATGAATTATTAAACTAACTGTTATAGTTCATGAATTCGTTGTTGTTGCTTAGTTTTTTGGTTCACTAGGTTCTTCAATATCCTAACTCAAAATATAACTCATTATTTTTCACTATTGGAAAAAAATAAGTATAACTTGTTAAAGCGTGGTGTTCATATAACTTGTTGTTTATATTAAGGATTGAAAGTTAATCGATTGATTCTTATACTGTGCATTTTTATATAGCCAAGTGATGCAGCTAGTGGATCCATTTCGCCCATGGATGCAAGGAGATCACGTGATGTTAATGATCCTAACGACCGTCCTTGATTTCGTTGCATTTGTCTcggatattcaattatgatggTGTAATTGTGTGCTTGGAGTGcatcttagaatattgaaggttttgtgtttaaatttgattttgtagtttgaaGATATTAgctaatgttgaaaatttagattttgaagatgttaatgttgaaaatttaattttgaagtttattgttcaatgtatttttgttatgcttttcaaTTACAATGTTTTATTACTctgttgtattaatgatatatgaatggCACAAATATTGTATTGTAGGTTATGTCTAAAGGAATAATTAAATTTTag of the Capsicum annuum cultivar UCD-10X-F1 chromosome 11, UCD10Xv1.1, whole genome shotgun sequence genome contains:
- the LOC107839910 gene encoding cyclin-dependent kinase G-2-like, with the translated sequence MIWERFSELPRVKFNFEKNPHNNLRKKFQNTTSFMGLPVLSVAGLGMLNNLITYDPKKRITADAALNHEWFCEVPLPKSKEFMLTFPAQHAQDRCV